The DNA window ATACTCACCCAACCCGTTCCCAACCATGCAAGCCCGCCTTAAATATGTCGAAGGACTGACGTTCATTGGTCAGGCTGGCTCCGGTCACTGGACCGTACTCGACTCTTCGCATGGAGGACGCACTTCCGGGGCCACCAGCCCGATGGAAATGGTACTGCTGGCCCTCATGGGCTGCTCGGCCATGGATGTCGTTTCGATCCTGCAGAAAATGCGGGCTCCCTTTGTCGATCTGCAGGTTGAAGCCCAGGCCGACCGAGCCGAGACCCATCCCCGTGTCTATACCCGCATCCATCTGACCTATCGCGTTTTTGGACGCGGACTCAAGCCTGAGCAGGTAGCCCGTGCCGTACAGCTCTCTCAGGAAAAGTACTGCTCCATTACCGCCATGCTGCGATCTACGGCGGCCATTACCTACGAAGCATGGATCGAAGACCCGGAAACCGGCCAGAAACAACCCGTAACTTTCGCCCCGAAGTCAGGTAACGCCCTTCCCTCGAAGTGACTGCTGCGAATCCAGCCTGACCAAGAAGATCAGCGCCGTGCAAAAGTTGACAGTTACTCATCAGACCCGAAGCAGGCCATAGGGCTGGTTCGCGGCTAACAAACGCGACTATCCCTTGGGTTTA is part of the Rhodothermus sp. genome and encodes:
- a CDS encoding OsmC family protein codes for the protein MQARLKYVEGLTFIGQAGSGHWTVLDSSHGGRTSGATSPMEMVLLALMGCSAMDVVSILQKMRAPFVDLQVEAQADRAETHPRVYTRIHLTYRVFGRGLKPEQVARAVQLSQEKYCSITAMLRSTAAITYEAWIEDPETGQKQPVTFAPKSGNALPSK